In Arachis hypogaea cultivar Tifrunner chromosome 17, arahy.Tifrunner.gnm2.J5K5, whole genome shotgun sequence, a single window of DNA contains:
- the LOC112767300 gene encoding uncharacterized protein, with translation MLNSQEIMKFKSYQNQANLFVKEYLLADPLIPYTSIIGGIFACKMVYDLTQLFSTVYFKTYSSLTKIQRIEWNNRSMSTIHAIFITSMSLYLVFCSTLYSDNWSSEIITHRSSPVSTFALGVSVGYFIADLAMIFWYFPSLGGYEYVIHHLLSLVAVAYSMLSGEGQLYTYMVLISETTTPGINLRWYLDVAGMKKSKAYLVNGVVIFVAWLVARIILFVYMFYHVYLHYDQVEHMSTFGEMLVIVVPLVLSAMNLIWFSKIIKGLRKTLAKRQ, from the exons ATGTTGAATTCACAAGAAATTATGAAATTCAAATCTTACCAGAATCAGGCAAATTTATTCGTGAAGGAATATCTCTTAGCAGATCCTCTGATTCCTTATACATCCATTATTGGTGGCATTTTTGCTTGCAAGATG GTTTATGATCTTACTCAGCTTTTTAGCACTGTTTACTTTAAGACCTATTCCAGCCTCACTAAAATCCAGCGCATCGAGTGGAATAACCG TTCTATGTCAACTATTCATGCCATTTTTATAACATCTATGTCATTGTACCTGGTGTTTTGCTCAACTCTATATTCTGACAATTGGTCATCTGAAATTATTACACATAGAAGCTCACCAGTGTCTACATTTGCTCTAGGG GTTTCTGTTGGTTACTTCATCGCTGACCTTGCAATGATATTTTGGTATTTTCCTTCTCTTGGTGGATACGAGTAT GTGATTCATCATCTGTTATCTTTAGTAGCAGTCGCCTATTCAATGTTGAGTGGAGAGGGGCAGCTTTACACATACATGGTCCTGATCTCCGAGACAACAACTCCAGGGATAAATTTGAGATG GTATCTAGATGTAGCTGGAATGAAAAAGTCCAAGGCATATCTTGTCAATGGGGTTGTAATATTCGTTGCATGGCTG GTTGCCAGAATAATTTTGTTTGTGTACATGTTTTACCACGTCTACCTGCACTATGATCAG GTAGAGCATATGAGCACCTTTGGGGAAATGCTAGTTATTGTAGTGCCATTGGTACTATCAGCAATGAACTTGATTTGGTTCTCAAAGATTATCAAAGGCTTAAGGAAGACCTTGGCCAAGAGGCAGTAA